The window GTGAGGCGACCCGCGGGGGAAGTGAGGCGACCCCAGGGTCAGCGGGGGAGGGCGGTGCGCACGCGGCGGGCGACCTCGGCGGCCGGCATCCGCTTGGGGAACACCGCGACCACGACGTCGTCGTCGGCGGGGTCGCTGGACTGCGCCACCCCGAACCGCCGCAGCACGTCGTCCAGGGCCGCGCGCAGCACCGACACCGGCACGCGCTTGGGGCCGCGCAGCAGCTGCCGCAGCACGTGGTTGTGCACCGCAGTCACCAGCGCCGCGAAGCCGACGGCATCCAGCGGATCCAGATCGGGCATGGCGCTGCGCAGGTACTCATCGAACAGGCGCTCGTACCGGAACACCATGACGATCTCCCGGTCCCGCAGCGCCGGCACCTGGCGGACCACGACGTAGCGGCGGCGGGCGAGCACGGGGTCCGCGGCGAAGTGACGGTACGCCAGGACGGATGCCTCGCACACCGCCTGCCACGGGTCGGCGTGCTCCCGCTCGAGGAACTCCCGCAACCGTTCCAGCAGCAGTTCGTGGTCGGCGAAGACGACGTCGTCCTTGCCGCCGAACTGGCGGAAGAACGTCGACCGCGACACCCCGGCCGCCTGCGCGATCTGCTCCACCGAGGTCGCCTCGAACCCCTGCGAGGCGAACAAGTCCAGCGCT is drawn from Microbacterium sp. zg-B96 and contains these coding sequences:
- a CDS encoding TetR/AcrR family transcriptional regulator, coding for MNDTTAARTAVIAAALDLFASQGFEATSVEQIAQAAGVSRSTFFRQFGGKDDVVFADHELLLERLREFLEREHADPWQAVCEASVLAYRHFAADPVLARRRYVVVRQVPALRDREIVMVFRYERLFDEYLRSAMPDLDPLDAVGFAALVTAVHNHVLRQLLRGPKRVPVSVLRAALDDVLRRFGVAQSSDPADDDVVVAVFPKRMPAAEVARRVRTALPR